A genomic stretch from Thauera sp. GDN1 includes:
- a CDS encoding fumarylacetoacetate hydrolase family protein → MADMNYLWTPPAPVSLPVRGTSKRFPVNRLFFVGRNYQAHAREMGTSVDKASMRPVYFTKFAAMLAESGSTAPYPPETQDYHHEVELVVALGEGGFRVSPQQAAGMIYGYACGLDMTRRDLQAAAKAKGNPWDVSKNVEMGAVSSEIVPADGCVLDGGEISLKVNGEMRQHGDLADMIWSIPEIIADLSTYYHLQSGDLIYTGTPEGVGPVRPGDHLEGWIEGVGGLRFDIGPAE, encoded by the coding sequence ATGGCTGACATGAACTACCTCTGGACACCCCCGGCACCAGTTTCCCTGCCGGTGCGCGGCACCAGCAAACGTTTCCCGGTGAATCGACTGTTCTTCGTTGGCCGCAACTACCAGGCCCATGCACGCGAGATGGGAACCTCGGTCGACAAGGCGAGCATGCGCCCGGTGTACTTCACCAAGTTCGCGGCAATGCTCGCCGAGTCGGGAAGCACGGCCCCCTACCCGCCCGAGACCCAGGACTACCACCACGAGGTCGAACTGGTCGTTGCACTCGGCGAAGGCGGGTTTCGCGTGTCACCACAGCAGGCGGCAGGCATGATCTACGGTTACGCCTGCGGGCTGGACATGACTCGCCGCGACCTGCAGGCTGCCGCCAAGGCGAAGGGCAATCCGTGGGACGTCTCCAAGAATGTGGAAATGGGCGCGGTCTCGAGCGAAATCGTTCCCGCCGACGGGTGCGTGCTCGATGGCGGTGAAATCAGCCTCAAGGTCAATGGCGAAATGCGCCAGCATGGCGATCTCGCCGACATGATCTGGAGCATTCCGGAGATCATCGCCGACCTGTCGACCTACTACCATCTGCAGTCAGGAGACTTGATCTACACCGGCACACCGGAGGGTGTGGGGCCGGTGAGGCCTGGCGATCATCTGGAAGGATGGATCGAAGGCGTCGGCGGCCTCCGCTTCGACATCGGGCCCGCCGAATAA
- the purL gene encoding phosphoribosylformylglycinamidine synthase, whose product MTSILKLRGAAALSPSRLERLSRAVGEVVPKFGAIVAEHWYFVELKDALDAEEHARLIDLLDAHPASAETPAGTLRLVVPRLGTISPWSSKATDIAHQCGFDKIVRIERGIAYSIDARGLEGNAALPALLHDRMTESVLESIDTAEALFHHYEPQPLTTVDILAGGRAALEQANGELGLALSEDEIDYLVANFGRMGRNPTDVELMMFAQANSEHCRHKIFNAEWVIDARPMDKSLFGMIKDTHKAHPEGTVVAYSDNASVIEGARIARLYPDADGAFRYHDEITHILAKVETHNHPTAISPFPGAATGAGGEIRDEGATGRGSRPKAGLAGFTVSNLNIPDFGQPWEKPYGKPERIASALDIMIEGPIGAAAFNNEFGRPNLAGYFRTFEQEVQGEVRGYHKPIMIAGGLGSIQAQQSEKPTFPPGTLLIQLGGPGMLIGLGGGAASSMATGTNTADLDFASVQRGNPEIQRRCQEVIDACWQQGDNNPIIAIHDVGAGGLSNAMPELADHAGLGAHFELREVHIEEPGMSPREIWSNESQERYVLAIAPESLPMFQAFCERERCPFAVLGTATADGHLTVSDRHFGNKPVDMDMKVLLGKPPKMTRNVSRRAVHLPPFDTTGFDLQEAGMRVLRMPAVASKSFLITIGDRSVGGLTARDQFVGPWQVPVADVAVTAMSFQGYRGEAFAMGERTPLACVDAPASGRMAIGEAITNIAAADIASLGDVKLSANWMAAAGHRGEDARLYDTVKAVSDFCVSAGLSIPVGKDSLSMRTAWEEGGEDKQVVAPLSLIATAFAPVQDIRNTLTPQLQLPEGVETELLLIDLGNGRNRLGGSVFAQAYDSVGEHAPDVDPVQLKAFFDTVQQLRRDGLLLAYHDRSDGGLFATVCEMAFAAKCGLSLILDTVCYDPYMMDVDGLEKKPDTLKGRFDDRLFAGLFAEELGAVIQIRREERSRITEALRAAKLAYHFIGEPNDKDEVRLRRNAKLVFSASRGELLQAWSETSYRIAKLRDDPECVQQEFDALADASDPGLSVALSFDVRQDVAAPFIASGARPKLVVLREQGVNSQFEMAAAFERAGFTPVDVHMSDLQAGRIDLADFHGLAACGGFSYGDVLGAGQGWAKSILFNNRLRDEFEAFFRRSDTFALGVCNGCQMMAHLAPIIPGAEAWPTFHRNRSEQFEARFVMVEVTDNPSILLQGMAGSRMPIVVSHGEGRAVFRSESDRERALLALRYIDNHGNPAQAYPANPNGSPAGVTGFTTADGRFTIMMPHPERTARTLQMSWAPQWLVKDSPDASPWLRMFRNARVWLG is encoded by the coding sequence ATGACCTCGATCCTCAAGCTGCGTGGCGCTGCGGCGCTGTCTCCTTCCCGCCTGGAACGTCTTTCCCGTGCCGTTGGCGAGGTCGTGCCCAAGTTCGGCGCGATCGTCGCCGAACACTGGTACTTCGTCGAGCTGAAGGACGCGCTCGACGCCGAGGAGCATGCGCGCCTGATCGACCTGCTCGACGCCCACCCGGCGAGCGCTGAGACGCCCGCAGGCACGCTGCGCCTGGTGGTGCCGCGCCTGGGCACGATCTCCCCATGGTCGTCGAAGGCCACCGACATCGCGCACCAGTGCGGCTTCGACAAGATCGTCCGCATCGAGCGCGGCATCGCCTACTCGATCGACGCGCGGGGCCTGGAAGGCAACGCCGCGCTGCCCGCGCTGCTCCACGACCGCATGACCGAGTCGGTGCTCGAGTCCATCGACACTGCCGAGGCGCTCTTCCACCACTACGAGCCGCAGCCGCTGACCACCGTGGACATCCTCGCCGGCGGCCGCGCCGCGCTCGAGCAGGCCAACGGCGAGCTCGGTCTCGCGCTGTCCGAGGACGAGATCGACTACCTGGTCGCGAACTTCGGTCGCATGGGGCGCAACCCCACCGACGTCGAACTGATGATGTTCGCCCAGGCCAACTCCGAGCACTGCCGGCACAAGATCTTCAACGCCGAGTGGGTGATCGACGCGCGGCCGATGGACAAGTCCCTGTTCGGCATGATCAAGGACACCCACAAGGCTCACCCCGAAGGTACGGTGGTTGCCTATTCGGACAACGCCTCGGTGATCGAGGGCGCGCGCATCGCCCGCCTGTACCCGGACGCCGATGGCGCCTTCCGCTACCACGACGAGATCACCCACATCCTCGCCAAGGTCGAGACCCACAACCACCCGACCGCGATCTCGCCCTTCCCCGGCGCGGCCACCGGCGCCGGCGGCGAGATCCGCGACGAGGGTGCGACCGGCCGCGGCTCGCGTCCGAAGGCCGGGCTGGCGGGCTTCACCGTCTCCAACCTCAACATCCCCGATTTCGGCCAACCTTGGGAGAAGCCCTACGGCAAGCCCGAGCGCATCGCCTCCGCGCTCGACATCATGATCGAGGGGCCGATCGGTGCCGCGGCCTTCAACAACGAATTCGGCCGTCCCAACCTTGCCGGCTACTTCCGCACGTTTGAACAGGAAGTGCAGGGCGAGGTGCGCGGCTACCACAAGCCGATCATGATCGCCGGCGGCCTTGGCAGCATCCAGGCCCAGCAGTCCGAGAAGCCCACCTTCCCGCCGGGCACGCTGCTGATCCAGCTCGGTGGCCCGGGCATGCTGATCGGTCTTGGCGGCGGTGCGGCCTCGTCGATGGCGACCGGCACCAACACCGCCGACCTCGACTTCGCTTCGGTGCAGCGCGGCAACCCCGAGATCCAGCGCCGCTGCCAGGAGGTCATCGATGCGTGCTGGCAGCAAGGTGACAACAACCCGATCATCGCCATCCACGACGTCGGCGCGGGTGGCCTGTCGAACGCGATGCCCGAGCTCGCCGACCATGCCGGCCTGGGCGCGCACTTCGAGCTGCGCGAGGTGCATATCGAGGAGCCGGGCATGAGCCCGCGCGAGATCTGGTCGAACGAATCGCAGGAACGCTACGTGCTGGCGATCGCGCCCGAGAGCCTGCCGATGTTCCAGGCCTTCTGCGAGCGCGAGCGCTGCCCCTTCGCGGTGCTCGGCACCGCCACGGCCGACGGCCACCTCACCGTGTCCGACCGCCACTTCGGCAACAAGCCGGTGGACATGGACATGAAGGTGCTGCTTGGCAAACCGCCGAAGATGACGCGCAACGTGTCGCGCCGCGCGGTGCATCTGCCGCCCTTCGATACCACGGGTTTCGACCTGCAGGAGGCGGGGATGCGCGTGCTGCGCATGCCGGCGGTCGCCAGCAAGAGCTTCCTGATCACCATCGGCGACCGCTCTGTGGGCGGACTCACCGCGCGCGACCAGTTCGTCGGCCCCTGGCAGGTGCCGGTGGCCGACGTCGCAGTCACGGCGATGAGCTTCCAGGGTTACCGTGGCGAAGCCTTCGCCATGGGCGAGCGTACGCCGCTGGCCTGCGTCGATGCACCGGCCTCCGGCCGCATGGCGATCGGCGAGGCGATCACCAACATCGCCGCCGCGGACATCGCCAGCCTGGGCGACGTCAAGCTCTCTGCCAACTGGATGGCGGCGGCCGGCCACCGCGGCGAGGATGCGCGCCTCTACGACACGGTGAAGGCCGTTTCCGATTTCTGCGTAAGCGCCGGTCTGTCGATCCCGGTCGGCAAGGATTCGCTGTCGATGCGTACCGCCTGGGAGGAGGGCGGCGAGGACAAGCAGGTCGTCGCGCCGCTGTCGCTGATCGCCACCGCCTTCGCCCCGGTGCAGGACATCCGCAACACGCTCACGCCCCAGCTTCAGCTGCCCGAAGGCGTGGAGACCGAGCTGCTGCTGATCGATCTCGGCAACGGCAGGAACCGCCTCGGCGGCTCGGTGTTCGCCCAGGCCTACGACTCGGTCGGCGAGCATGCGCCCGATGTCGACCCCGTCCAGCTCAAGGCCTTCTTCGACACGGTCCAGCAACTGCGCCGCGACGGGCTGCTGCTGGCCTACCACGACCGCTCCGACGGCGGCCTCTTCGCCACGGTGTGCGAGATGGCCTTCGCCGCCAAGTGCGGCCTGTCGCTGATCCTCGACACCGTCTGCTACGACCCCTACATGATGGACGTCGATGGCCTCGAGAAGAAACCCGACACCCTCAAGGGTCGCTTCGACGACCGTTTGTTCGCTGGTCTGTTCGCGGAGGAACTCGGTGCGGTGATCCAGATCCGCCGCGAGGAACGGTCGCGCATCACCGAGGCGCTGCGCGCAGCCAAGCTCGCCTATCACTTCATCGGCGAGCCCAACGACAAGGACGAGGTCCGTCTGCGCCGCAACGCCAAGCTCGTGTTCTCCGCCAGCCGCGGCGAACTGCTGCAGGCGTGGTCCGAGACCAGCTACCGCATCGCGAAGCTGCGTGACGATCCGGAGTGCGTGCAGCAGGAGTTCGACGCGCTCGCCGACGCTAGCGATCCCGGCCTGTCGGTGGCGCTGTCCTTCGACGTTCGCCAGGACGTCGCCGCACCCTTCATCGCCAGCGGCGCGCGGCCCAAGCTCGTCGTGCTGCGCGAGCAGGGTGTGAACTCCCAGTTCGAGATGGCCGCCGCCTTCGAGCGCGCCGGCTTTACCCCGGTCGATGTGCACATGTCCGACCTGCAGGCGGGCCGCATCGACCTCGCCGACTTCCATGGCCTGGCCGCGTGCGGTGGCTTCTCCTACGGCGACGTGCTCGGCGCCGGCCAGGGCTGGGCGAAGTCCATCCTGTTCAACAATCGCCTGCGCGACGAGTTCGAAGCCTTCTTCCGCCGCAGCGATACCTTCGCGCTGGGCGTGTGCAACGGTTGCCAGATGATGGCCCACCTCGCGCCGATCATCCCCGGGGCCGAAGCCTGGCCGACCTTCCACCGCAACCGCAGCGAGCAGTTCGAGGCCCGCTTCGTCATGGTCGAGGTCACCGACAACCCGTCCATCCTGCTGCAAGGCATGGCCGGCAGCCGCATGCCGATCGTGGTCAGCCACGGCGAGGGCAGGGCGGTGTTCCGCAGCGAGAGCGACCGTGAGCGTGCATTGCTCGCGCTGCGCTACATCGACAACCACGGCAACCCGGCGCAAGCCTATCCAGCCAACCCGAACGGCTCGCCGGCCGGTGTCACCGGCTTCACCACCGCCGACGGCCGGTTCACGATCATGATGCCGCACCCGGAGCGCACCGCGCGCACCCTGCAGATGTCGTGGGCACCGCAGTGGCTGGTCAAGGATAGCCCGGACGCCTCGCCCTGGCTGCGAATGTTCCGCAACGCAAGGGTCTGGCTCGGCTGA
- a CDS encoding DUF2946 domain-containing protein codes for MHAFRQRLFAWIAMFAMLVSALAPAVSRAMGPDENGRYFIELCSAEGSSLISLTAAEAALYGDHVIPAGDGEGDESAMLENCAYCAAPFNSAMLPPAGSPPVFATAGSLPAPLLFFVSPRPLFAWSPAHPRAPPARA; via the coding sequence ATGCACGCCTTTCGTCAGCGCCTTTTCGCCTGGATCGCGATGTTCGCGATGCTGGTGAGTGCGCTCGCGCCGGCGGTCAGCCGGGCGATGGGGCCGGACGAGAACGGGCGTTATTTCATCGAGCTTTGTTCGGCCGAGGGGTCGAGCCTGATTTCGCTGACCGCCGCCGAGGCTGCGCTCTACGGCGACCACGTGATTCCCGCCGGGGACGGCGAGGGCGACGAGTCAGCCATGCTCGAGAACTGCGCCTACTGCGCGGCCCCGTTCAACTCGGCCATGCTGCCGCCGGCAGGTTCGCCGCCGGTGTTCGCCACCGCGGGCAGCCTGCCCGCACCGCTGCTGTTCTTCGTTTCGCCGCGACCGCTATTCGCCTGGTCGCCGGCTCATCCGCGCGCGCCGCCCGCGCGTGCGTGA
- a CDS encoding copper chaperone PCu(A)C — protein sequence MKKLALAAFVGLFSLAASAEVTVAEPWVRATVPAQKATGAFMKLTSDADARLVSAASPVAGVVEIHEMLMEKDVMKMSPVQALDLPAGQPVELKPGGYHVMLMDLQAQVKEGDQVPLTLTVENKDGSRQTIELTAPARPLNAPMKMQHGKH from the coding sequence ATGAAAAAACTTGCCCTTGCAGCTTTCGTCGGCCTGTTCAGCCTCGCTGCGTCCGCCGAGGTAACCGTCGCCGAACCCTGGGTGCGCGCGACGGTGCCCGCGCAGAAGGCAACCGGCGCCTTCATGAAGCTCACTTCCGATGCAGATGCCCGCCTCGTCTCGGCCGCCTCGCCGGTGGCCGGCGTGGTCGAGATCCACGAGATGCTGATGGAGAAGGACGTCATGAAGATGAGCCCGGTCCAGGCGCTCGACCTGCCGGCCGGCCAACCGGTCGAGCTCAAGCCGGGCGGCTACCACGTGATGCTCATGGACCTGCAGGCCCAGGTGAAGGAGGGCGACCAGGTGCCGCTGACGCTGACCGTCGAGAACAAGGACGGCAGCCGCCAGACGATCGAGCTCACCGCGCCGGCACGTCCGCTCAATGCGCCGATGAAGATGCAGCACGGCAAGCACTGA